Genomic DNA from Prunus persica cultivar Lovell chromosome G1, Prunus_persica_NCBIv2, whole genome shotgun sequence:
GTTTGGTATTCCATAATTCCATTTTGCTGATGTACCATATCATAGCTGCAATATTCATTGACAAATTATATTTAGCTTTCTTGTATGAGGGCGCGAATAACCAATCACTAGTGCTCAAGGTTGCCTTGAAGAGGGAATTAGATGTCCAACCAACCATATGCAATGAAAGACACAAATAGAACAAATCTTGTTGGTTGAAGTAATTATACAGTCAACACAAGAGGCTGTTGTTATGAACAACATAGGTGATACTCATACTAGTGATTATTGCTCAGGGCTGCTGAGATCCATTTGGATTTGGAAATTGGAAGGTCAGAAATGAGGCATGAAAGATTGTAAGAGACTTGAGGGCACTTCAGTCCTCAGGTGGGTGTGGTTGCTGAAGTCATGGATTTCTTAGAttctggttttcttttgtgtcAGCATGAACCCCTATTCCCGAATACGAAATCTATGACCAGGAAGAAAGGATTTCAAAATGGTGTTTTCCTTATGGAGGCAGAAGGTGGAAGATTGCCCTTGCCACCCCCTTTCTTAGGGTGGTGTTAGTGCTGCGGTGGTGATCAAACTTGTTTATAGGGAAGGGAACTTTGCTGTCAATGACTTGGCTAGCTTTGGATTAAAGTTACCACTGTTTTCTCATGGGTGTTAGAGCAAGTCCAACGGCAGAGCCCAGCCCGAGgctaggggaaaaaaaaaaaaaattggcgtTTCACGGTGCAACCCAGGCCCGAGGGaggtgtgggacccaccaactcgggccagcccgaaggcgAGACGAGCCCGAGCTCCAGCCCGTGGTCGCTGATGTCAGCCCTCGCGTCACGTTGACGTCAGCTAGCgcgtttcaaatttttttaccgttggcgcgtgaaatgcacgcgccaacggtaaaaaaatttgaaccagtgcgcgctgacgtcagcgcgacGCCAGCTCCAACGGGAATAAGCCACGTGTCGCCTCCCCAGCCTTCCGATCAGCATCTTTTTAACGATCCGACGGCTGAGGCTTTTCtgggcaataaaaatatgaaaaaaaatcgtaaatttttttaaaacattctaaaaaattctgatattccatacttcaaacaaaacaaaataaaaataaaaaaaaacctacaaacaaggcacaataataataacaaaccacaaccaaagcataataaataaaaatacaacacagccaaaccataaaccaaagcataataaataaaaatacaacacaaccaaaccataactaaataaaacataaccaaagcatctatgtttcatcattcttcttcattgcctttcaccgcccatagatgctccatcaagtgaacttgacgcttttcatgaatatacgaagattgcatttctgtatatcgatctatcattCGGGTCATCAAATGACCATCCCTCACCAACGGTTCCGGCTCAAATGGTTCTCCACTTGGccccatgggcctttcataaatccgtgTCAAGGCCATGTTCATTGGATCCGGTTCGTACacctctaaagcatcataatcatactcatcctccacaatcatattatggaggatgatgcaagtcatcataatgcttatGAGGAtttcctcatcaaacatacgggccgcacctcgaataatcaaccaccgagtttgaaggataccaaaacacttttcgacatctttcctgtatccctcttgataggtagcaaataatttttgcttctgggatcggggattcggaatagatttgacaaaagtggtccacctcgggtagatgccGTCAGTTAGATAATACCCCGTCTGGTACACTGTATTATTGACTTGATAAGTGATATTGGGGCCCTGGcctctcaatacatcgttgaagaccggggattgacctagCACGTTGAGatcattttgggatcctgcaactccaaagaaggcatgccaaacccatgtgtcgaagccagcaacggcttcaaggatgatacttttttggccttttctatttccgtaatcatcttgccaggcagttgggcaattcttccattgccagtgcatgcagtcgatgctaccaatcattcgtGGAAATCCTTgagcttcggctttttgtagaagccgttggaggtccctgggagtaggtctacgcaggtagtccctagtatacagagtttcaactgcttgacaaaatcttaccaaagcctccaacgtagtggacttccccatccgggcaatctcatccacctgatcagcagatgttccatacgccaacattcgtataacagctgtaagcttttgctccggaagaagccccaaaaccccagtagcatcacacttttgaacaaagtatgcatcataattgcaaatatcatgcatgactttattgaacaaatgaggttgcattctaaatcgccttcgaaaatcaacatcagagtacaaagaagttgggataaaataatattccaaaagattcttaccccgagaatgcctatgtctttccacattccggcggcggccgacttgtgaaccacggcggcgcccttggttctcttcatcttgcaaagccactgctatgagaacttgacaggacccgaactaaattccactttggaattcgagtcgaaccctgtgcgtgtccgacacttggagaatgtcgggcacaattGACCTATTTGTCCTTCTAATTGAAATTCTAACCTTGACTCCTGCCGAAAATTctgcagagtctcccctgtaatttgctCAATCCCAAAActtacacctgtcaaaacGAGCAAAAATATccacaaccaactgccagtaCTTCAATATACATGCCAATAGTTCCAATCTCAATCTAGGGCAATATATCAGAGCAATTCTAATAGtttacagagaaatgaatctTTTTACAAACCCACACTTTGTAACAAGAAGGTGTGGAAGGCAagatggcccggtggtggatttcCTATGCACGCTACATCCTGGGGGGCACAAAACatttgaaaatgtgagtggacaaaaatagaGTTCCATAAAACAATATGtgaacataataacccccacTATAGAAAAATAGATATAAAAATCTGAATGTTCGACTATATTCAAATACAAAGtattcacataaatatatatatatgtatatacgcAGATGTAAAACATGCTCAATAACAAGAAAACTCGCATAAAATCACTGGAATCAAACATTCGCATAAAAGCACTGAAATCAGAGCTTGCATAAAAACACCGAAATCAAACTTGCATAAAAGCAGTGTACTCAAACCTTGCATAAAGGCAATGCAATTATATAAAACTACCACTCGGATGTACCCCTGtaattccgtcaattcccctggcaggtctcggcgacacaaagtctatccgagccgcaaactggcaggattcaggggactaTAGTCAGCCTAATCCgctggcaggtctcggtgacACAAAGTCAACTCGAGCCGCaactggcaggattcaggggaccgtagtcagccgattccgcaatcctggcaggtctcggtgaTACAAAGTCAACTCGAGcggcaaatcctggcaggtctcgggacacaagtcaatccgagccgcaaatcctggcaggtctcgggacaccaagtcaatccgagccgtaaatcctggcaggtctcggtgacaccaagtcaatccgagccgcaaatcctggcaggtctcgggacaccaagtcaatccgagccgcaaatcctggcacccACGGTCCcggcgtccccgaaactcgtgaggcaaatgtcaagtgcactgacaaAACTGAGGGTAATAACCATAGATGGGTACTCACGGtggtttaaaatatataacattTCTGGAAAATCTGCTGAAGAACTGAATTTTTATTAAGTCAAGAACTCTGCTATCATAAGAACATAGAAAGCTCCTGAAAAATCTGATAAATAGCTAACTTTTGTTAAATCGAAAACTATGCTGCTATTTTATTTGATGTAaatctcaaactctgctttttGTAACTCTTTAACATATCGACTAAGcagcatataaataagataTGTAACTTCACAAAGCATACTAGgaaaaatcacaattaataaaacttgttcaagatcaaataataaaactcattatataaactcatttatataaaatcatttatgaaagaaagtccactcactcctGGTCCGAGCCAGCTAGACCTCCTAAAGGTCTCTTCTGCAGGCCTGCCTGGTCCCGGGTGCCTTACTCGAacgatttggttgagaaacgaAGGAGAACGAAAGGAGAGAAGTTCGGGTGAAAACCGGTTGGAAATCACGATTTTCCGGCCAGTTCTGGGCGGCCCAAGGGCGGCGACGGGTCGGGAAAGGACGGCGGGGCTGAGGTGGTTTCGTTGGTACCCACGCCGGAGATCGAGCCGGCCTGTGGTGGTGGctttaggggtgggcacggttcggtttggaccggtttttgcctcaaattagaaccgatccaatactattcatctggtttggtttggttcggttttaataaaaaaaatttcaaaaactgtccggttcggtttgaaccggttttggtccggttccggttccggttccggttcggttttgaaccggattataaaaattatttttttaaattactttttaatacaattctcaactgaaatattatttttttacttgaaaattaacaaattattcaatttcatataaaaaataaatattaaagtgagaaaatagagatattttgacattgaacttggataaatattatgtttttttagtgaaattaaaaatatagcattaaatataaatatatatgttgaaattatatatttttttagtttcaccggttcggttcggcccggttcgatttttgaagacatggaaccggatccggaaccggtccaaaccggtccggttcggtttttgactttttggtcaactcggtttttttccggtttggttcggtgtggtttggtttggattttcggttcgccggtttgagtgcccacccctaggtGGCTTGGCTGATCGGAAGGGGAGGGGGCGACGGACGTcgcgcgagagagagagagagagaggagggagaaactgatggggaagagagagagaagagataaaaatctgactttttgtctaaattaccattttgcccttcaCGATATTTTGACTGTaatttcttcgttacaactccaatTCGAGTCCACTCCATGTCCACGAACTcgtttcgtcgtgctctacgcaacggtgtaagTGGAATTGTAAAAttcctttttggtcaaaaagtcaaccttttcccaataaaatattccgagggcaaaattgtcttttctccaaataaattactaattaaataagaatttttgttttgggttattgcagaacttgctcatcgacttgtctctgcacctcattgatttcatctgctttacggtttctctcatttgtttctcgctcttgcctctccaagcatctcctaaattcttccattgagaatgaatgaagtatgaaatctaaactctgagaaatgaaaatatagaaagatgtggtgtgagaggtatgagctgagtacatttttctataaaaccagaggttcagctcatacctctcacaccagttcttctctacacttccatttctcaaattttagatttcattctccattctcaatggcagacatggaagaggttttggagaggcaagagcgagaaactagagaaagaatgcgtagacgagctgcaagcaaaagggcgcagagagaattagatgagcaacttggcatagcagttgctttgctggaggaagaaaagcagGCTCGCCGTGGTTCACGAGAAGGCCGTCGCTtaaatgtggacagacatagacattcCCGGGGTAATAATcttatggaagattattttatcccacaatctctgtactctgatgttcattttcgagggagatatagaatgcaaccccatttgttcaataaaatcatgcatgatatttgcaattatgacgaatattttgttcaaaagagaaattgtgctggaaatttgggacttcttccaCAGCAGAAGTTCACAACtgtgatacgaatgttggcgtatgggtcatctgctgattaggtggatgagattgctcggatggggaagtccactgttttggagagcttggtgcgattttgtgatgcagtggaaactctgtacaccagaGACTACCTCCGAAGACCTACGCccagggacctgcaaaggcttctccaaaaagctgagtctcgaggattccctggcatgattggtagcattgactgcatgcactggcagtggaaaaattgtccaactgcTTGGCTATGGGActacggaaatagaaaagggcagaaaagtatcatcctggaagcagttgctggttttgatacatgggtttggcaagccttcttcggagttaccggatctcaaaacgatttgaatgtcctaggtcaatccccggtgttcaatgatgttttgagaggtgaagccccaaatatcacatatgaaattaacaataccATCTACCAGACGGGGTATTATCTAACTGATGGCATgtacccgaggtggacaacatttgtgaaaacaattccacatccccgatcccataaggaaaatttttttgctcgctatcaagaggggtacagaaaagatgttgagaggtgctttggtatccttcaagctcggtggGCTATTATCAGGGGCGCGGCACGTCTAtttgacgaggaggtgcttaggagtataatgatgacttgtatcatcctccataacatgattgtggaagatgaatatgattacgATGCTGATGACGTGTATGAACCAAATCCCATGGACACGGTCCtaacacgaatttatgaaaaaccagtggggccaaatggagaagcaGTGCAGCATGAAACGTTGGTTAGAGACGGTAGTTTCATGCCCCGTATGATTGATCGCTAcacggagatgcaatcgtcgtatattcatgaacaccgtcaagttgacttgatggagcatttatgggcggtgaaaggcaatgaaggaaatgaaggtgaataaagtgaagtgaagaagttatttttattttattatgtttatgttgtatgttgtttattttttgttgtatgttgtttttattttattatgtttatgttttatgctttggttgtgggttgtttattttttatgctttggttgtggtttgttttttatgtatggaatgttttgaataaaaaggatttttgttgaatattttctttattgactaaaaggaaaagcaatacaactaataataaaataaaatacatgaattaaacaaaacaaaaaatacaatgaaatgaaaggtacatgaattaaacaaaacaaaaaatacaatgaaatgaaaggtacatgaattaaacaaaacaacaaatacaatgaaatcaaaagtacatgaattaaagaaaacaaaaaatacaatgaaatcaaaggcaagtaaactaagacatgaaaggcaaacaaactattttaatggttttcatcatttaaccaatccgtgttgctaggtccatcgtcacgaAAAAGTATTCGTCTCATAatatcccttcgttctagcttccaaaattgttttgtttcaggggacatatggcttgtatccatggccatggtttcccgatcttttttttcaatgttttgttcgCGTACATGCTCCCTTTCTttgcgtacatactccctttcttttgcatattctacttgaatagccatatcgtgctcttgttgtttcaagtccatttcaattctcatggcttggtgctttgaaagttcctccaaaaattgagatgcattcttgctagaattactccctctcttcgccttcgccgccttcctcccaataggccttggCTCATTTTCAATGGGTGAGTCTAGATTCATCGGGGAATccataggtgaatccgatgcccGCGTCTCATGAAGTGGAGTCTCGTTCAAGACTACCGTCGAACcggttggaataatttggaatctcttacaagtcttcaccacctcccaacaatgggtatggttgaaactttttttcccttggccagtagcaccaaaccacatttgtgcttgtataatctattaaaaaaatgaaatggaaatgcaagagaatttttaaaatattggcaatgcaacatgtaaaaaaaaataatggaaattaaagaaataaaaaaaaatgcaacatgtattaaaaaaaactagagatatattaacaaaatatataaattgcaagaaacatttaaataaaaattaatatgacatagaaattaatagaagaaaaatgacaaataatttacttCACTGCTAAGATTTTCTCCGCTTCGATGGTTGTCAATCGCTTTTgctaaggcatttctccatttccctaactctttattaagaactTTCCACCTACTAGATAATGTCATTTCTGTACGTGTAGAACCAAttgccctttcacaaaatgcttgatgaattttttttcacatatgagaaaatttaatctcattgcccgttacgggacaatgactaacttggacccaagcctcacacaagctaacatcttccatcatgctccatgcccctccattttcattagaagaacccataatatgctagaaaaaaattacaacttcaaagtgaaaaaatattgaatagaaagtgaataaattttgaggagaaagtgaacaatagtagaaggagaagaaaatatatgaggatttggtgttaaaagtgaagagtattggttggtatttatacacaaaaaattctgtaatttttgtgtctttttaaaaaaaaaattcaattttttttcaattttttattgcagaaaaattggctgccgttggattgaagaaaaaatttcaatcggAGCGACCAGAGGCTGCCACGGGTCAAGTAGTCGTTGGCGGCCATTGTAGCggtgatttgaatttttttttaacgttggcgcgtgcattgcGTCAGCAATTTTGTCCGCGCCCTCGGGCCCGAGCTCAGGCCGAAATCGCCTTCGGGCCTGCTCGTTTTGGTGGCCCCCAAGCTCGCCCAGGCTGAGTCTTGGCAGCTGGACTTCATTTTTTCGCCCAAACCCCCCCCAGCCCGAGTCCAACAGCACTACTGGACTTGCTTTAAGGACAAATgtgtggagttgctcttacaACTTGCAAGGCTGTGGTGAATTGTTTGTCAGGGCCCATTTCACATTAAAACAAACATGTTTGacccaaatttcaatttcagtaAATTTTTAGGTTTAGATAGAATTGTGACTAGAAatctagaaagaaagaagaggagagagattaATGACTTGAACAATAGCTGAGAGTGGCTACAACTTACAACAAAGACGACTTGAAAACTCTAGGATTTTGCTGAGAGTCATAACCAGTGTGCAGCCCACAACAACACTCCTAAAGCTGGAAAATAAAACCACGACCTATGAGATTACTATCATACCCATAAATTGCGTCGccgaaagaaaaaatttctcGTCATTCCGAATTAGGACAAGGATAATTTCGTCAAATAGTCTATCAATAGAAAATTCTGGAACCTATAAATAACGCGCACGTTTCAAAAGTGACTTCAACGCTCTCTTGACACCCATCTTCCCCTGTGAGATTCTGAAAGCTCTGTTTCTCAGAGAGCCAtcaagaaattataaattaaatactcGTTGCTCGTTGTTGCATGAGAATTACGGTTGGGTTTCGAGCTCATTCAACAATGGCGAAGGGTAGGTATGGTCGGTTGCAGAGCAAAAAATGGTCGACGTTCACGCTCGTCTTGTCGATGCTATTCATGCTAATAGTGGTGCTGCTGATGCTTCTGGCTTTTGGAATCGTTTCCCTTCCGGTTATCACCGACGAATCTTCACCTAACGATCTCAGTTCCTTTAGGCGCAGCACCGTTGAGAGGTACTCGTTTCGCTCATAAGTCTCCGGTCGCGATGAATTTGATCTGCTTggaatttcagtttttttttttttttttttgtaattaaaaaaaatttaattatatttctcAGAACCGATGGATTCGGGGAGAGAGAAGATCAGTGGACAGAAGTGATTTCTTGGGAGCCGAGAGCTTTCATATATCACAATTTCTTGGTTAGTTTCCTCATTTTagttttgtctttttctttttattattttatccgCTCTATGCGAATTAGGCTATGGCTGggcctttatttatttaatttatttgccATCGCTGGTGTTTCTGTTCATGGTGAGCATGAATGGCATTGGTCATTCGATTTTAGCAATGAAGATGAGGTGTAATGCATCATCACTGATATTGAGAGAGGTCTACGCCTCTGCGTTGCGTGTATAAATGTGATtcgttttttcattttttttccttcttttgaaTGGAGGAGGGAACCTGTGGTTAATTCATCCATATGAGTGTTGAATAAATTGTTTGGTTATTGTCCGAGAATGTTAATTCTTCCCGATGTCTTATGTGTAACAGTCCAAGGAAGAATGTGACTACTTAATAAATCTTGCTAAACCTGATATGGTAAAGTCAACTGTTGTCGATAGCAAGACTGGGAAGAGCAAAGATAGTAGGTAAAGGGTTTCTATGCATTTGATCTCATCCCTACAAATATTAATGTAGTCTATGATACCCTAGAAATTTCTTTCCATACCCTAGAAATCCTTCTCTGCATGCAGGGTGCGCACAAGCTCTGGAATGTTTCTGAAGAGGGGACGTGATAAAATAGTTAGCGATATTGAGAAGAGAATAGCAGACTTCACTTTCATTCCTGTAGGTATGTGACTCCTAGAGTAGATAGATAACTAGAACATTGTGTTTCTTCCAGTCcagattttcctttttctcaaaTATGATTATTTGGACGGTGCCTTGTATTGTGGCACCTCTCTTTTGAATCAAATGCCTTTCTTATCacagaaaagaggaaaaagaattcACACAGGTGGCGTCTATGATGTAGCTGATGGTTATGAGAGGCATTTCACATGTCTGTGAGCCAAGCTAGATAAAAGAGTTTTGGATTAGATCATTAGTAGTATCATCCACAGTGCTTTATAAATATGTGTCGAGATGAATATTAAGCTTAAATGTCACTTGGGAATCATAATTCTATACAACTCCACTATCTTTTTTAGTATTGGAGGTCTCATATTCACTTATTGTAGGGGGTTCTATCATAGATCTATAGATTCTATACTGATCctgtgttttgtttaattaaaatgaaCCACAAAAGCTTTGTCGAGCTTCTTTTAGGCCTGGGTGGTTGCAATGCTACTCAACCC
This window encodes:
- the LOC18788373 gene encoding probable prolyl 4-hydroxylase 3 yields the protein MRITVGFRAHSTMAKGRYGRLQSKKWSTFTLVLSMLFMLIVVLLMLLAFGIVSLPVITDESSPNDLSSFRRSTVERTDGFGEREDQWTEVISWEPRAFIYHNFLSKEECDYLINLAKPDMVKSTVVDSKTGKSKDSRVRTSSGMFLKRGRDKIVSDIEKRIADFTFIPVEHGEGLQILHYEVGQKYDAHFDYFLDEFNTKNGGQRIATLLMYLSDVEEGGETVFPAAKGSFNSVRWWKELSECGKQGLSVKPKMGDALLFWSMRPDASLDPSSLHGGCPVIRGNKWSSTKWMHIEEYKV